From the genome of Bacteroidetes bacterium SB0662_bin_6, one region includes:
- the ruvA gene encoding Holliday junction branch migration protein RuvA, translating into MYAYIAGQLVEKQPTRAVVDVQGVGYELLVTTSTFERLPEVHKPVRLFTHFHVREDAALLYGFFSEREKQVFEVMLNVSGIGPKLALAALSVMRPDDLRTYVMHGDEAILTRIPGVGRKMAQRMIVELQDRFAAMEWPEPGVASDGESVSGPDRSARIDALAALESLGYTRAAAEKALRKILQRHPETGTVEDMVRLVLREH; encoded by the coding sequence ATGTACGCCTACATCGCCGGTCAACTTGTCGAGAAGCAGCCCACGCGCGCCGTGGTCGACGTGCAGGGCGTGGGGTACGAACTGCTTGTCACCACCTCGACCTTCGAGCGCCTGCCGGAGGTCCACAAGCCGGTGCGTCTTTTTACCCACTTTCATGTGCGGGAGGATGCGGCGCTACTGTACGGATTTTTTTCCGAACGGGAAAAACAGGTGTTCGAGGTGATGCTGAACGTCTCGGGCATCGGGCCGAAACTGGCGCTGGCCGCTCTTTCGGTAATGCGCCCGGACGATCTCCGGACCTATGTAATGCATGGGGACGAGGCAATACTGACGAGGATTCCGGGGGTCGGACGCAAAATGGCCCAGCGTATGATCGTGGAACTGCAGGACCGTTTTGCGGCGATGGAATGGCCGGAGCCGGGCGTCGCGTCGGACGGGGAAAGCGTATCCGGCCCGGATCGATCTGCGCGTATCGATGCACTGGCCGCCCTCGAATCGCTCGGGTACACGCGGGCCGCCGCCGAGAAGGCCCTCCGGAAAATTCTCCAGCGCCATCCTGAAACCGGGACCGTCGAGGACATGGTGCGGCTCGTGCTGAGGGAGCATTAG